In Desulfosudis oleivorans Hxd3, the DNA window GGTTCATTGCTCGTTGCTCCTGTCGGCGAATGATCTTATCTGTTCATAAACCTCAATCGCACCGGTTTGATTGGCTTCGCCGATTTCCTTTATTGTCATATCCGCTTCTGATGTAATGCCCGCATCTTTCAGCGATCTCATGATCATTTTTACGTTGAGGTGGTATTGCGTGCAGAAATCCGCCAGTGTCAGGTTCCCGGCGCCCGGCGCGGGCTTTTCAGGAAGCCCAACGGATTGTTCAGCGGTTTGTATGGCGTCGGACATTGCCAGGAATACCTGCTGAGGCGATACACCATTCTGTTCGGCTATTTCCTTGAGTGTCCAGGCGTCGCTGTCAACCCTGTAACCCGCCTGCCTTAGCAGAAGCATTCCTTTTTCCAGGTCAATATTCATCTGTTTGGCAAACGTTTTAACCGATGAGAGCTCGGCATGGCCATATGGCGGTTCGCCGTATTTTTCCGCGGCAGCGTCTTTGAAACTTTTACCGAAATGAATGATGGTGGAAAAGGGAGGGACGCCAAAGTATGTACCGAAAACAAACAACGCGGTTAACACTAGGGCGGCATTAAACTCTTTTGTAAATATGCTTACCTGCTTGGCCTTGTTTTTGAGGTAAGTGACAATCGGCTTCCAGTTGTAATAAATGTGCAGCAGCAGCGACAGCAGAAACAGAAAACCGACATTGATATGAATGGCGCCCCACTCTTCTTTGGAGAGCCCCCAGAGCCGCCAGTCCGCCCAGTATGCGACACGGCCTTCAGGAACGATATACAAAATGATGCTGGTCAGGAACGTAACAAGGAACGACAAAAAAGCCGTGAGGGATACGATTCTTCTCATACTCATCGGGAACTACCTCATACGATCATTACCCGGGATGATCCGTTGACATACAGATAAACGTTTGCTCCACCCCCCGGTTCACTTACCTGTTTTCTTCTATGATTCGTTTGTAAGCGTTTGATTCCGTATATATTTCATCTTTCAGCGGATTGAGCCTGTGTATGCGGATTTTATTGAACTGGTAGATGCACAGTGCAACATTGGCGATCAGGGCCAGCAGGCTGACGGCAAAAAAGGCTTTGGGGTCATGTGTGGTGTGAACCGGAGCGA includes these proteins:
- a CDS encoding DUF4405 domain-containing protein, with the protein product MSMRRIVSLTAFLSFLVTFLTSIILYIVPEGRVAYWADWRLWGLSKEEWGAIHINVGFLFLLSLLLHIYYNWKPIVTYLKNKAKQVSIFTKEFNAALVLTALFVFGTYFGVPPFSTIIHFGKSFKDAAAEKYGEPPYGHAELSSVKTFAKQMNIDLEKGMLLLRQAGYRVDSDAWTLKEIAEQNGVSPQQVFLAMSDAIQTAEQSVGLPEKPAPGAGNLTLADFCTQYHLNVKMIMRSLKDAGITSEADMTIKEIGEANQTGAIEVYEQIRSFADRSNEQ